From Streptomyces sp. NBC_00690, a single genomic window includes:
- a CDS encoding fibronectin type III domain-containing protein — protein sequence MQRPPTLPALVCAAALVLTACAGEDKDSKAPTTPSGVTAQASSATSVHVMWENSSDDKAVTGYEVFEGEKRVKELPAAKNMVDINRLTPKTAYSFTVRARDAAGNLSKPSPAIAVTTPEPTPEDKQPPTSPRKLTGALDGKTQVRLDWQAASDNTKVTSYDIYQEDSRIHSVPGTETKALVPGLRPGTVYSFTVRARDAGENSSPDSNPVDLTTAAAPGKGANTAPTDLKFTVRKGVVDLSWMPPKADGPIETHELHINGKLATTIVWGVIPEGKTVTHEMVVPDPPGTRLSIKLRAKLPDGKWGDFSAQRTVIVR from the coding sequence GTGCAACGTCCCCCCACACTGCCCGCGTTGGTCTGCGCGGCGGCACTCGTCCTCACCGCCTGCGCCGGCGAGGACAAGGACTCCAAGGCCCCCACCACACCCTCCGGGGTGACCGCGCAGGCGAGCAGCGCCACGTCCGTCCACGTCATGTGGGAGAACTCCTCCGATGACAAGGCCGTCACCGGTTATGAGGTGTTCGAGGGCGAGAAGCGGGTCAAAGAGCTACCCGCTGCCAAGAACATGGTGGACATCAACCGCCTTACCCCCAAGACCGCCTACAGCTTCACCGTCCGCGCCCGCGACGCGGCGGGCAACCTCTCCAAGCCGAGCCCTGCCATAGCCGTCACCACCCCCGAGCCGACACCCGAGGACAAGCAGCCCCCCACCAGTCCCCGCAAGCTCACGGGCGCACTCGACGGCAAGACCCAGGTCCGGTTGGACTGGCAGGCAGCCAGCGACAACACCAAGGTGACCTCCTACGACATCTACCAGGAGGACTCCCGCATCCACAGCGTGCCGGGTACCGAGACCAAGGCCCTGGTGCCCGGATTGCGGCCGGGTACCGTCTACTCCTTCACCGTGCGGGCACGCGACGCCGGGGAGAACTCCTCGCCCGACAGCAACCCCGTCGATCTCACCACTGCGGCGGCACCCGGCAAGGGCGCCAACACGGCACCCACCGATCTGAAGTTCACCGTCCGCAAGGGCGTCGTCGATCTGAGCTGGATGCCACCCAAGGCGGACGGGCCGATCGAGACGCACGAACTCCACATCAACGGCAAGTTGGCGACGACGATCGTCTGGGGCGTCATACCGGAAGGCAAGACCGTGACCCATGAGATGGTCGTCCCGGACCCGCCCGGCACCCGTCTCAGCATCAAACTGCGGGCCAAGCTTCCCGACGGCAAGTGGGGTGACTTCTCCGCGCAACGGACGGTGATCGTGCGCTGA
- a CDS encoding DUF397 domain-containing protein → MTRPIWFKSSHSSGSGGECVEVAACPGTVRVRDSKDAAGPVLSLSLKGWAAFVMFAARY, encoded by the coding sequence GTGACCCGTCCTATCTGGTTCAAGAGCAGTCACAGCAGTGGGAGCGGTGGGGAGTGCGTGGAGGTGGCGGCCTGCCCCGGAACGGTTCGGGTACGGGACTCCAAGGACGCCGCGGGCCCGGTCCTCTCCCTCTCCCTCAAGGGGTGGGCGGCCTTCGTGATGTTCGCCGCCCGGTACTGA
- a CDS encoding helix-turn-helix domain-containing protein — protein sequence MNDQQPERDSECEPGAGILCVFGQQLKLLRVREGLERPELGRLTGYSASTIASFEQGRRIPPGKFIDRADEVLNAGGVLKASKDEVARAQYPAFFRDAARLEAQAADLHVYATHAVPGLLQTEDYARAVFAMWRPLLGEEVMEQRISARLARQELFSRLPLPMLSFVIEETVLRRPLGGVEVLRGQLEQILRRGRERHVEIQVMPTDREEHAGLGGPFNLIGAREGNRVAYVEAYPDSRIHSERKAVREFEEQYGLLRAQALSPGESLAFLEKLLGERWMSKRLCAP from the coding sequence ATGAACGATCAGCAGCCGGAGCGCGATTCCGAGTGCGAGCCGGGAGCCGGAATCCTGTGTGTCTTTGGACAACAACTGAAATTGCTCCGGGTACGGGAAGGGCTTGAGCGACCGGAATTGGGAAGGCTGACCGGATACTCGGCATCCACCATCGCCTCCTTCGAGCAGGGCCGGCGCATTCCGCCCGGGAAGTTCATCGACCGGGCCGATGAAGTGCTCAATGCGGGTGGGGTCCTCAAAGCCAGCAAGGACGAAGTCGCCCGGGCCCAGTATCCGGCGTTCTTCCGGGACGCTGCTCGACTTGAGGCACAAGCGGCCGATCTCCATGTGTACGCCACCCATGCGGTCCCCGGTCTGCTCCAGACGGAGGACTACGCCCGGGCGGTGTTCGCCATGTGGCGCCCGCTCCTGGGTGAGGAGGTCATGGAGCAGCGGATCTCGGCCCGCCTCGCCCGGCAGGAACTCTTCTCCCGCCTCCCGTTGCCCATGCTCAGTTTTGTGATCGAGGAGACGGTCCTGCGTAGACCCCTGGGCGGGGTGGAGGTGCTGCGCGGCCAGTTGGAACAGATCCTGCGCCGCGGCCGTGAGCGCCATGTCGAGATCCAGGTCATGCCGACGGACCGGGAAGAACACGCCGGATTGGGTGGTCCCTTCAATCTGATCGGGGCAAGGGAAGGAAACCGAGTGGCCTACGTCGAGGCGTATCCCGACAGCCGAATCCACTCGGAGCGCAAGGCGGTCCGGGAGTTCGAGGAGCAATACGGACTGCTGCGAGCCCAGGCGCTCAGCCCGGGCGAATCTCTGGCCTTTCTGGAGAAGTTGCTGGGAGAGAGATGGATGTCCAAGCGACTGTGTGCACCGTGA